The proteins below come from a single Parazoarcus communis genomic window:
- a CDS encoding cryptochrome/photolyase family protein, with protein MTTLRLILGDQLNPGHSWFATTSPDVVYVLMEIRQETDYVLHHAQKIIGIFAAMRDVARTLSGAGHRVVYLAIDAPENLQSLPANLDMLVKEHGITHFEYQAPDEWRLDRQLADYLKQSALKGGMVDSEHFYTTRNEATDIFAQRKQWLMEHFYRQMRSRHQVLMTGNKPLGGKWNFDQDNRKPWPGYPAEPTDRRPRHDHTALWQTIVDAGVGHFGNPSADRFTWPLNRAEALQQLDDFIRDGLPHFGDFQDALTYRAWRLFHSLLSFALNTKMLNPREVVQRAETAHLEGKVPLPAAEGFIRQILGWREYVRGVYWANMPDYVSHNFFGHDRPLPSWFWTGETRMRCLAHSISQSLEHAYAHHIQRLMVIGNFALLAGLDPVAVHRWYLGIYIDAFEWVELPNTLGMSQYADGGGLATKPYVSSAAYIDRMSDYCKGCAYDRSARTGEKACPFNALYWDFFERNRVVLETNHRLGMVYRQLGKFDEAARDAIHQRAASVRTGLEKL; from the coding sequence ATGACAACGCTGCGCCTCATTCTCGGCGACCAGCTCAACCCTGGGCACAGCTGGTTCGCCACCACCTCTCCCGATGTGGTTTACGTACTGATGGAGATCCGCCAGGAGACCGACTACGTCCTGCATCATGCGCAGAAGATCATCGGCATCTTTGCTGCCATGCGAGACGTCGCCAGAACCTTGTCCGGGGCAGGACACCGGGTCGTCTATCTGGCCATCGATGCCCCTGAAAATCTCCAATCACTACCCGCCAACCTCGACATGCTGGTCAAAGAGCATGGCATCACCCACTTCGAGTATCAGGCGCCTGACGAATGGCGTCTCGACCGCCAACTCGCCGACTACCTGAAGCAGTCTGCGCTCAAGGGCGGCATGGTCGATAGCGAACACTTCTACACCACCCGCAATGAGGCTACGGACATCTTTGCACAGCGCAAGCAGTGGCTGATGGAGCATTTCTACCGCCAGATGCGCAGCCGGCACCAGGTGCTGATGACCGGCAACAAGCCGCTGGGCGGCAAGTGGAACTTCGACCAGGACAACCGCAAACCCTGGCCCGGCTACCCTGCAGAACCGACCGACCGCCGGCCTCGCCATGATCACACCGCCCTGTGGCAGACCATCGTCGATGCGGGCGTCGGCCACTTCGGAAACCCCTCGGCAGACCGCTTCACCTGGCCGCTGAACCGTGCGGAAGCCCTGCAGCAACTGGATGATTTCATCCGCGACGGCCTGCCCCACTTTGGCGACTTCCAGGACGCGCTCACCTACCGCGCGTGGCGCCTGTTCCACTCCTTGCTCTCATTCGCACTCAACACCAAGATGCTCAACCCGCGCGAGGTCGTGCAGCGAGCCGAAACCGCCCACCTCGAAGGCAAGGTGCCACTGCCTGCCGCAGAAGGCTTCATTCGCCAGATCCTCGGCTGGCGCGAATACGTGCGCGGCGTGTATTGGGCGAACATGCCTGACTACGTCAGCCATAACTTTTTCGGACACGACCGCCCGCTTCCATCGTGGTTCTGGACCGGCGAGACGCGAATGCGCTGCCTCGCCCACAGCATCAGCCAGTCGCTGGAACATGCCTATGCCCACCACATCCAGCGCCTGATGGTAATCGGCAACTTCGCCCTCCTCGCCGGCCTCGACCCGGTGGCCGTGCACCGCTGGTACCTCGGCATCTACATCGACGCCTTCGAATGGGTGGAACTACCAAACACGCTTGGCATGAGCCAGTACGCAGACGGCGGTGGCCTTGCGACGAAACCTTATGTATCGAGTGCAGCCTACATTGACCGCATGAGCGATTACTGCAAAGGCTGCGCGTACGACCGCAGCGCACGAACCGGAGAGAAGGCCTGTCCGTTCAACGCGCTGTATTGGGACTTCTTTGAGCGGAATCGTGTAGTACTTGAGACAAATCATCGGCTGGGGATGGTCTATCGGCAACTGGGGAAATTCGATGAGGCAGCACGCGACGCTATCCACCAACGTGCAGCCTCCGTGAGAACCGGGCTTGAGAAGCTGTGA